The stretch of DNA GGCAGCCGGCTGGCAGCGGCTGCATCTCCTTGCACTGCTGTGTCCTCAGCCTTCCCCATTGCTCTGGAGACCACAGCTGATTTGCTCACTCTGGCAGTTGCGGGCAGCACCACGTTGGGATCAGATTGGACAGTTGATGTTGGCAGGAGAAacgtttgtttgtttctaagtGAAGTAGTGACATACTCATCCTTCACTGCAGAGAGAGAAGACATTGCTAATGGAGACTGTGATGTGGTTTGAGTCAATTCAGGCTGTCTCTCAAGAGCAATCACAGATTCTGCAGCCACAGATGGTTGTACTGGAGTTAAAACAACCTTCTTCCCAAGAACTGCAGTGGGGTCTTGCTGTGTCCTCGTGTTAAACGCGGCTGACAGAGACGTGCTTGTTCCCAGGAATTTACCAGTTCCTATTTTTCTTGCACTTGTGCTGATTTCAGTTGGTTTTGTACTTTCTCCTATGTTGGCCTGTGAGAACAGCTTAGTTGGGGCTCGATGGATCTGGTCACGTTTCATGGCTGATAGCAGGGGAACATGTGTAGACATAGGTGAAGGTGGGCTTGCAGGAGAGTCTCTATACATCCTTGGATGGGTAATTGTAGCCAGAACTTTCCCAGAAactgttgttttcatttggaCCGTTGTTGAAAATGGAGTGTGCGCTGGTTTAGTTGTTGGTCTCTCTGTCATTATAAAGGGCTTAGGCACAATGGGAGTGAATTCCAAATGCTCAGTAAGATCAGGTTTTATAGAAGCGGTTCGGGTTTGTGCAGCTTTAGCGTGCACAGTGACTCCCGAAGAGGCCGTGCTGCCAGCTGCTGGGTCTTTGTGATCATTTCCAGCTGGAAGCACCGAGAAAGCTGATGGTGTGCTAGGTACAGGCTGAATTTGCGACGGCAGCCTTCGAAGTGCCTCAGTACTTCGGGGACCTTGCGAGCTGGACTGCAAAGGCGTGATGCCTGTGATCATCTCTACTGCGTGTCCTGTGGTTCTCGCTGAGCGCAAGGCCCAACACTCCGCGCATTGTGCGTGGGCAGAGGATGACGTGGTCACTGAGCCTCGGTGCTGGCTGGCAGTTTGCAATGTTAGTCTCTCACTGTGCTGAACCCCATCGACAGTCCCAGTGATAGTGAAGGGAGGCCGGGCAGACATTCGAATATCAGGGAGTCCCTTTGCTGACAGTAAAGGAATCACAGAAGAACGTGGCTTTTCAGTGGTGACAAACACTTTGGGGGAAATACGGGGGCCGTGCTGTGCAGTCGTCGCTAATGGTGGCGCAGGGGAGGTGAAGGGCCCTGCTGACGCACCGTTAAGTAAAAGCAAATCAGTCCCCTCGTCCTGCTGCAGACCGGGAGCACGCAGCTGCAGCTCTTCGCGCAGCCGCTGCCAGCGTGCGGCCTGCGCTGCCGTGCTGGGCCTGGCCCCCGCGTCCAGCAAACGCTTTGATGCTGAGGCAACAGCTGGAAACAAAGTACTGGTGGCTGTGTAATTAGGATTAGTTAGCGCTGGCTGAGAAGTTACCGttgttttctctgcttgttGGCTGGACAGAGTGGAGAGAGCGGTTTCAGGCCTCAGGGATTTACTTGTGGGAGAAGAGGAGCTGGTTTTCATTGGGATATCGTGGCTGCTTTCGGGGGTACCCAAATTCAGTTCTTGCTTCTTTGTGAAGAAGAGGGCAGCTTTGTGGTCATCTTCACCCTCAGGGGATGTCACCACCTGTAAATCTGGTCTGTCAGAGGGCAAAAGGATAAATACAGGCCTGACGAGAATTAAGCTAGAAGGACTCAGGTTTTGTAGGTTTGCAAGGTGCAGCGCTGAAGAATTTGCTGCCGCCAGGATTTGCTGAATGGAAACCAGACCCCCAATGCTGGTGTTTGGGAAGTTTGTGGGTAGAGGAGAACCTTGCATAGGCTGCAAGCAGATCATGCCATTAGTACTTCTAAGCAGAAAGGACAAGTTTGGGGATGTTGGTAGCATCGTAAGTTGTTCACCTCTAAAGGCACTGAGGTTTTTGGTGGCTGCATTATGTGCACCAAACTGCTGTGCCAGATATGCTGGGATCCCACCTGAAACCCCGGGCACCTCCGGTCCAGGATGTGCTGTTGTTGGGCTGGACCGGCTTCCCTGTGCACCCAGGGAAGCAAAAGCTGCCGGGCTGCCAGCTGGCTGGATGTGGGAGGCCGAAGGAGCAAAGCTGTGCACAGGAACTCTCTGGTTGCCATTGTCATGCGGTCCAGAGGGGCTGGGGACCGGGACGGCTTGTGGAGTCAGTGCGGGAGAACCAATTTTCCCTATCTGTTGCGGgagacttttctttctcttggaGTCCTCCCTTGTGCTCATCTGTAGCATCATAGAGAAAGCTTTCTGAGATATAGGATGGGCTGAAATGCCTTGAACTCGAGACCCAGAACCAGTAGGTGTGGATGAAGTTGGTATGTGAAGTCCTTTCTCAGCAGAGGTGGGGACACCCATTAGCCGCAATCCAACAGAAGCAGGAAAAGATGTACCTGGCGGCTGAAGCCCTGCAGGGACAGAATCAAATGTGCTTACAGGCTGAAGGGATGCGTTCTCAAAGGCAGATGGACCTGCAAGGAGTGCAGATGTTGCTCCTCTTAGCTTTTTAGTAGTTTGGGAAGGTTTTAATGTGGAAATCCATGACTGGCTTAATGAGGATGAACTAGCAGAAGCCTGTGGGCTCTCCGAGGATCTGGatttttcaggtttgtttgtCATTGTCTGATGATCGGTATCTCTTTGCAAAACGAGAGCAGTGGTTTCCTGAGAGCTCCTCTTGGTTTCTTGGGAAACGTCTTGTTTAGTACCACTGACAGTCCTGGACAAAGAGACGGGCTTTTGTCTATTGGTTGTGCTAACGGGCCCTTGAAACGGAGATGGCAGTAAGTCATGAACTGGAGCTCCCAGGTGCAACGATAATGCAGAATGTACGTTGCCTTGCGGGAGTGTCTGACGAACCTGTCCAGAACCATTTTGTACAGCTGTTGTTGAGCttctggctctgctgcctgttGTCTCTTGCTTCAGTGATAAAGTAGGGGAAAACTGAATAGCACTTGTCTGTG from Columba livia isolate bColLiv1 breed racing homer chromosome 24, bColLiv1.pat.W.v2, whole genome shotgun sequence encodes:
- the LOC110357573 gene encoding mucin-2-like; translation: MQDKFPVCILIAAGLFDLSGASGNEHHVREALGWSLPGEAQPRAESSPVPSEVFAITEDNLDEVTFNLQSPAVDSANEMTAEFIPIRTETAPKSTAVLPEESARNAEVPEQPHAEAAILKLQDGHTFASKILSSVSIPVSTQASQATTHLEQPARSQQGEPENITEAGFNPTSSRAGLPQPFLSGGTHRDSPELAAVSSVPVIKQVEVSSPKMPLLTSVVNFHSSRKETTASPFSTGVKSALKGARMDWLPTGMPPASKRQEDTNAQVQPDSKAGVTPAYVRKTQSMDAEVTTSAFLQKPASRDLVALYSRMTQTSAIQFSPTLSLKQETTGSRARSSTTAVQNGSGQVRQTLPQGNVHSALSLHLGAPVHDLLPSPFQGPVSTTNRQKPVSLSRTVSGTKQDVSQETKRSSQETTALVLQRDTDHQTMTNKPEKSRSSESPQASASSSSLSQSWISTLKPSQTTKKLRGATSALLAGPSAFENASLQPVSTFDSVPAGLQPPGTSFPASVGLRLMGVPTSAEKGLHIPTSSTPTGSGSRVQGISAHPISQKAFSMMLQMSTREDSKRKKSLPQQIGKIGSPALTPQAVPVPSPSGPHDNGNQRVPVHSFAPSASHIQPAGSPAAFASLGAQGSRSSPTTAHPGPEVPGVSGGIPAYLAQQFGAHNAATKNLSAFRGEQLTMLPTSPNLSFLLRSTNGMICLQPMQGSPLPTNFPNTSIGGLVSIQQILAAANSSALHLANLQNLSPSSLILVRPVFILLPSDRPDLQVVTSPEGEDDHKAALFFTKKQELNLGTPESSHDIPMKTSSSSPTSKSLRPETALSTLSSQQAEKTTVTSQPALTNPNYTATSTLFPAVASASKRLLDAGARPSTAAQAARWQRLREELQLRAPGLQQDEGTDLLLLNGASAGPFTSPAPPLATTAQHGPRISPKVFVTTEKPRSSVIPLLSAKGLPDIRMSARPPFTITGTVDGVQHSERLTLQTASQHRGSVTTSSSAHAQCAECWALRSARTTGHAVEMITGITPLQSSSQGPRSTEALRRLPSQIQPVPSTPSAFSVLPAGNDHKDPAAGSTASSGVTVHAKAAQTRTASIKPDLTEHLEFTPIVPKPFIMTERPTTKPAHTPFSTTVQMKTTVSGKVLATITHPRMYRDSPASPPSPMSTHVPLLSAMKRDQIHRAPTKLFSQANIGESTKPTEISTSARKIGTGKFLGTSTSLSAAFNTRTQQDPTAVLGKKVVLTPVQPSVAAESVIALERQPELTQTTSQSPLAMSSLSAVKDEYVTTSLRNKQTFLLPTSTVQSDPNVVLPATARVSKSAVVSRAMGKAEDTAVQGDAAAASRLPTPSPVSSPHQPSARRPLVKASPDDNTEHQPGHSSPDALMHATGPSTTTAFSVSANRLVNKVTNQSAVFSRVPVKDAESLLARDVILFLPTPESPSYSAQGLVALTPQGNSLLGVANTGRSERLFLNTEAEEMLGTNEVTEEAAEGLVTALTLLDSEPSALLRESHQRSGLQSDAAILNGLAVVSDDACGSGNYTVQMSLRPAAEADPEAEGSAPSQETFLALLAVQSNGSQPVLQVRSCCVTPSASPGGPGATCCVFRRVPFECSHIQVLQSSNSGAASFTIQLFQMLNHSVAYLHCQLSVCLHGKAGCEQKCFDSVEPLLQPSDRNSHGNLHNLVSFGPVFRTRNRFLYQPMEGPGSAMLVPVLLGSLTGFAVLGSASISLWLHHRQKTKHTHCPQAAEIHGL